In a single window of the Amycolatopsis sp. cg5 genome:
- a CDS encoding MarR family winged helix-turn-helix transcriptional regulator encodes MEDNTPELLYLAYSRLSEEINEAGKAADPDVRPAHATVFINLEPDGIRLTKLAEKAVMTPQAMGELVDDLEKLGYVRRVPDPSDRRAKLIVFTERGERAVETAFTLIGELEAKLRDFIGAEALAQVHRVLRKIIDEY; translated from the coding sequence GTGGAAGACAACACCCCGGAGCTGCTTTACCTGGCCTACTCGCGGCTGTCGGAGGAGATCAACGAGGCGGGCAAGGCCGCGGACCCCGACGTCCGGCCCGCGCACGCGACCGTGTTCATCAACCTGGAGCCCGACGGAATCCGGCTGACCAAGCTCGCCGAGAAGGCCGTGATGACCCCGCAGGCCATGGGCGAGCTGGTCGACGACCTGGAGAAACTCGGCTACGTGCGCCGCGTACCCGATCCGAGCGACCGGCGCGCCAAGCTGATCGTGTTCACCGAACGGGGGGAGCGCGCGGTCGAGACCGCGTTCACGCTGATCGGGGAGCTGGAGGCGAAACTGCGCGACTTCATCGGGGCGGAGGCGCTGGCGCAGGTGCACCGCGTGCTCCGCAAGATCATCGACGAGTACTGA
- a CDS encoding NUDIX hydrolase, with the protein MQGDRTRWTVHGSRRIYASEWVNLDLDDVEIPGGRRFDHHVLRFDRPSVGAVIVEDGRVLLTRRHRFTIGRSGWEIPAGWCDEGETPVEAVRREALEETGYAVSSCEHLFTHYPLAGISTHQFQLFVCGGAVKEGEADSSEAAELGWFTWPEVRALIQDGEIPDGSSMIALTFYLSTRR; encoded by the coding sequence ATGCAGGGAGATCGGACACGCTGGACAGTGCACGGCTCACGACGGATCTATGCCTCGGAGTGGGTCAACCTCGATCTCGACGACGTCGAGATCCCCGGCGGGCGGCGGTTCGACCACCATGTGCTCCGGTTCGACCGCCCTTCCGTCGGCGCCGTGATCGTCGAGGACGGCCGTGTGCTCTTGACGCGGCGGCATCGGTTCACGATCGGCAGGTCGGGCTGGGAGATTCCGGCGGGCTGGTGCGACGAGGGCGAGACGCCGGTGGAGGCCGTCCGGCGTGAGGCGCTGGAGGAGACCGGTTACGCGGTCTCCTCCTGCGAGCACTTGTTCACGCACTATCCGCTCGCGGGGATCAGCACGCACCAGTTCCAGCTGTTCGTCTGCGGCGGCGCCGTCAAGGAAGGCGAGGCCGACAGCAGCGAGGCCGCGGAGCTCGGCTGGTTCACCTGGCCCGAGGTTCGCGCGCTGATCCAGGACGGCGAGATTCCCGACGGCAGCTCGATGATCGCGCTGACCTTCTATCTCAGTACTCGTCGATGA
- a CDS encoding nitroreductase family deazaflavin-dependent oxidoreductase codes for MPLEGEYDPSPAQWIRDQVELYESSGGTRGTTLWDTGLPVVIVTMRGAKSGRLRKIPLMRVEHEGRYAAVASKAGFPTHPVWYFNLKTGPVVDLQDGAERWSMIAREVSGDERAEWWERAVAAFPTYVEYQAKTDRVIPVFVLEPEA; via the coding sequence ATGCCGCTTGAGGGCGAGTACGACCCGAGTCCGGCGCAATGGATCCGCGACCAGGTCGAGCTGTACGAGAGTTCGGGCGGCACGCGGGGTACGACGCTGTGGGACACCGGCCTGCCGGTCGTGATCGTCACGATGCGCGGCGCGAAAAGCGGACGGCTCCGCAAGATCCCGCTGATGCGCGTGGAGCACGAGGGACGGTACGCGGCGGTGGCCTCGAAAGCGGGCTTCCCGACTCACCCCGTCTGGTACTTCAACCTCAAAACCGGGCCGGTGGTGGATCTCCAGGACGGCGCTGAACGCTGGAGCATGATCGCCCGTGAGGTCAGCGGCGACGAGAGGGCCGAGTGGTGGGAGCGCGCGGTCGCGGCGTTTCCGACGTACGTCGAGTATCAGGCGAAGACCGACCGCGTGATCCCGGTCTTCGTGCTCGAACCCGAGGCTTAG
- a CDS encoding S8 family serine peptidase, with the protein MDAKHAKGTWTVPANAKPGYLAVRVHAEDTQGSTVDETVEHAALVNAPDGLPGAAPADPAETAAKPACGAAPAGYARCFAVADKRPQAAGKALPDGIARADLLSAYKIPATGGAGRTVAVVNAYDDPTAEADLAVYRKTYGLPPCTTANGCFKKVNGAGKTTPLPQPDAGWSSEISLDLDMVSAVCPDCKILLVEADDASLEAMTAAERTATGSGAVAVSNSWGSDENTLSPKLADAFKHAGVAVTAASGDAGFIQAAWPASLPDVIAVGGTSLTKKPGTTRGWTETAWKRAGSGCSAYFAKPSWQKDTHCGMRTSSDISAVADPVTGVAVYDQGDWGVFGGTSASSPIIAAMIALAGNSASLTNAKHIYAHPSALFDVTSGSNAHWDCGGDYLCTAGKGYDAPTGMGTPNGLGAL; encoded by the coding sequence GTGGATGCCAAGCACGCCAAGGGAACCTGGACCGTCCCGGCGAACGCCAAGCCCGGCTACCTCGCCGTGCGCGTCCACGCCGAAGACACCCAAGGGTCCACTGTGGACGAAACGGTCGAGCACGCGGCACTCGTCAACGCCCCTGACGGCCTGCCGGGCGCGGCGCCCGCCGATCCGGCCGAAACCGCGGCCAAACCGGCCTGCGGCGCGGCGCCCGCCGGGTACGCGCGCTGCTTCGCCGTCGCGGACAAGCGCCCGCAGGCAGCCGGAAAGGCGCTTCCGGACGGCATCGCGCGCGCGGATCTGCTCTCGGCGTACAAGATCCCGGCGACCGGCGGCGCGGGCCGTACCGTCGCCGTGGTCAACGCCTACGACGACCCGACCGCCGAAGCCGACCTGGCCGTCTACCGCAAGACGTACGGACTTCCGCCGTGCACGACCGCGAACGGCTGCTTCAAGAAGGTGAACGGGGCAGGCAAGACCACGCCGCTCCCCCAGCCCGACGCGGGCTGGAGTTCGGAGATCTCACTGGACCTGGACATGGTCTCGGCCGTCTGCCCCGACTGCAAGATCCTGCTCGTCGAGGCCGACGACGCGTCGCTCGAAGCGATGACCGCCGCCGAGCGGACCGCGACCGGCTCCGGCGCGGTCGCGGTGTCCAACAGCTGGGGTTCCGACGAGAACACGCTGAGCCCGAAGCTGGCCGACGCGTTCAAGCACGCGGGCGTCGCGGTCACCGCGGCCAGCGGTGACGCCGGCTTCATCCAAGCGGCCTGGCCCGCCTCACTCCCCGACGTGATCGCGGTCGGCGGCACCTCGCTCACCAAGAAGCCGGGTACCACGCGCGGCTGGACCGAAACCGCGTGGAAGCGCGCGGGTTCGGGCTGCTCCGCCTATTTCGCGAAACCGTCGTGGCAGAAGGACACCCACTGCGGGATGCGCACCAGCTCGGACATCTCCGCGGTCGCCGACCCGGTCACCGGCGTGGCCGTCTACGACCAGGGCGACTGGGGCGTCTTCGGCGGCACCAGCGCCTCGTCGCCGATCATCGCCGCGATGATCGCGCTGGCCGGGAACTCCGCCTCGCTGACCAACGCCAAGCACATCTACGCCCACCCGTCGGCGCTGTTCGACGTCACCTCGGGCAGCAACGCCCACTGGGACTGCGGCGGCGACTACCTCTGCACGGCGGGCAAGGGCTACGACGCCCCGACCGGCATGGGCACCCCGAACGGACTCGGCGCCCTGTAA
- a CDS encoding Gfo/Idh/MocA family protein: MKPFRFGIVGHGWRADFYLRIARALPERFTVVGMVTRTAERGAEVEQAWGVPTYRDIDGLLTRNPDFVVTSVPREANPGIVAELVRHGLPVLSETPPAGDRDALRRLWAEAGASGLVQVAEQYPFQPMHAVRESLARKGVLGTVTGAQVSSTHDYHAVALIRGALGVGFAPATVSARRFAAPLLKGPDRSGRPDHEELVTAHRVVATLDFGDGRVGLYDFTDGQWWHPLRTHRHVVSGTHGEIVDDVVHRMTARSRIERRQTGMDGNLEGHALDTLTLDGEVCWSNPYFPARLSDEEIAIASMLEQIGNQPYPLAEACQDQLIALAIRESWETGRLVTTTREPWATEPPAG; this comes from the coding sequence ATGAAACCATTCCGGTTCGGCATCGTCGGGCATGGCTGGCGCGCGGACTTCTACCTGCGCATCGCGCGTGCGCTGCCCGAGCGGTTCACCGTCGTCGGCATGGTGACGCGCACGGCCGAGCGTGGCGCCGAAGTCGAACAAGCCTGGGGTGTGCCCACTTATCGGGACATCGACGGACTTCTGACGCGGAACCCGGATTTCGTCGTGACGTCCGTGCCGCGCGAGGCGAACCCCGGGATCGTGGCCGAGCTGGTCCGGCACGGCCTGCCGGTGCTGTCCGAGACGCCGCCGGCGGGAGATCGGGACGCGCTCAGGCGGCTGTGGGCGGAAGCCGGCGCGTCGGGCCTGGTGCAGGTGGCCGAGCAGTATCCGTTCCAGCCGATGCACGCGGTCCGGGAAAGCTTGGCACGTAAGGGAGTTCTCGGCACGGTCACCGGCGCGCAGGTGTCGTCGACGCATGATTATCACGCTGTCGCGCTCATCCGCGGGGCGCTCGGCGTCGGGTTCGCACCCGCGACGGTCAGCGCGCGACGGTTCGCGGCGCCGCTGCTGAAAGGTCCGGACCGGTCGGGACGGCCGGACCATGAAGAGCTCGTCACGGCGCACCGGGTCGTGGCCACGCTCGACTTCGGGGACGGGAGAGTCGGGCTCTACGACTTCACCGACGGCCAGTGGTGGCATCCACTGAGGACACACCGGCACGTGGTCAGCGGAACGCACGGCGAGATCGTCGACGATGTCGTGCACCGGATGACCGCGCGGAGCCGGATCGAGCGCAGGCAGACCGGGATGGACGGCAATCTGGAAGGCCACGCGCTCGACACGCTGACCCTCGACGGCGAGGTCTGCTGGAGCAATCCTTATTTCCCCGCAAGGCTTTCCGATGAAGAGATCGCCATCGCGAGCATGCTCGAACAGATCGGGAACCAGCCTTACCCGCTCGCCGAAGCGTGCCAGGATCAGCTGATCGCGTTGGCGATCAGGGAATCCTGGGAAACGGGCAGGCTGGTCACCACCACTCGGGAACCCTGGGCTACCGAACCGCCTGCAGGCTAA
- a CDS encoding acetyl-CoA carboxylase biotin carboxylase subunit family protein — protein MSKILYLYVRGGAPLEYAFPRIAARGELHVLALSPMPEAGEDDWRPACTSITERHTDLRGDALVDYVAEFARELGADAILTLSEFAVLMVSRVAAKLGLRGAGPNLVKARDKRLMREAWAASGSPIPAFRRVTSESDLREALETLSPPMLLKPAWGAGSVAQLVLNKPSEAGPAWAEVAQALQKGSEVGMNELYQSGTDGDLLIEEIIDSSTEGWYPDAGYGDYVSVEGIVAGGVYHPLCITGRLPSIPPFTEVASTAPCALPVDLQRQLEEVSRQAVDALGLDTCGTHTELKLTPDGPKLIETGARFGGVLITEEIETVYGLDVIGMLTRQLLGEDVAYPARMLVEGTRAAASVAVIPTDSAGNPWRTTPLWNPAAVDWSAILSPGSTIEESKAFAMPTGQPVPPYDQSGGSRNWLGVFLVTANDAETLRRDCNAVLNGLEAALNRLSLQAVR, from the coding sequence ATGAGCAAGATCCTCTACCTCTACGTCAGGGGTGGCGCGCCGCTGGAGTACGCGTTCCCGCGCATCGCGGCCCGCGGCGAACTCCACGTGCTCGCGCTGAGCCCGATGCCGGAAGCGGGCGAGGACGACTGGCGCCCCGCGTGCACCAGCATCACCGAACGCCACACGGACCTGCGCGGCGACGCGCTGGTCGACTACGTCGCCGAGTTCGCGCGCGAGCTGGGCGCGGACGCGATCCTCACGCTGTCCGAGTTCGCCGTGCTGATGGTCTCGCGGGTCGCGGCCAAGCTCGGCCTGCGCGGCGCCGGGCCGAATCTGGTCAAGGCGCGCGACAAAAGACTGATGCGGGAAGCGTGGGCGGCCTCGGGCTCGCCGATCCCGGCTTTCCGGCGCGTGACAAGCGAATCCGACCTCCGTGAGGCACTTGAGACACTCAGTCCGCCGATGCTTCTCAAGCCCGCCTGGGGCGCGGGCTCGGTGGCCCAGCTCGTGCTTAACAAGCCGAGTGAAGCCGGCCCGGCGTGGGCAGAGGTCGCCCAGGCGCTGCAGAAGGGCAGCGAGGTCGGCATGAACGAGCTGTACCAGTCGGGCACGGACGGCGATCTGCTGATCGAAGAGATCATCGACAGCTCGACCGAGGGCTGGTACCCCGATGCGGGCTACGGCGACTACGTCAGCGTCGAAGGCATCGTCGCGGGCGGGGTCTATCACCCGCTGTGCATCACCGGGCGGCTGCCGTCGATCCCGCCGTTCACCGAGGTCGCGAGCACCGCGCCGTGCGCGCTGCCGGTCGACCTGCAACGACAGCTCGAAGAGGTGTCACGCCAGGCCGTCGACGCGCTCGGCCTCGACACCTGCGGCACGCACACCGAACTCAAGCTCACCCCCGACGGCCCGAAACTGATCGAGACCGGCGCGCGGTTCGGCGGTGTGCTGATCACCGAAGAGATCGAGACCGTCTACGGCTTGGACGTGATCGGCATGCTCACCCGCCAGCTGCTCGGCGAGGACGTCGCGTACCCGGCACGCATGCTCGTCGAAGGCACGCGCGCGGCGGCCTCGGTCGCGGTGATCCCCACCGACTCCGCCGGAAACCCTTGGCGGACAACACCGCTGTGGAACCCGGCCGCGGTCGACTGGAGCGCGATCCTGTCGCCGGGCAGCACCATCGAGGAGTCGAAGGCGTTCGCCATGCCCACCGGCCAGCCGGTCCCGCCGTACGATCAGTCGGGTGGCTCGCGCAACTGGCTCGGCGTCTTCCTGGTGACCGCGAACGACGCGGAGACCCTGCGCCGCGACTGTAACGCCGTCCTCAATGGACTCGAAGCGGCGTTGAACCGCCTTAGCCTGCAGGCGGTTCGGTAG
- a CDS encoding MFS transporter: MTDVSRVIRLYKTFSLFNGLLWWLPIFYLYQRQVGLSDSEIFGIQSIYYVAFLLLDIPASVLADRFDYRKFLVAGAGTLLLANLAPVLWPSYFGFLSHFLLTAVAYSLTSGAGSAYLYEYLHRRGADDRYRQAEGGARAYSLIGRIVCLPAAGLLMQWYLPSPYLLSALSVGIAAVVAMRLPPLPGDQPHEKAEKWGSLGPSWVLLRKSRMLILLMVQGVAVFTLVRILQSNLFQPILDSKQLPVTAFGLVMAGTTVFEALGAARPSWPRRYLGDIRAIFVLTLIMGGCLALVVPAGVAATIACLCVFSFSSGLAFPIQRQLINDAITDPRCRATLLSLESLIDRAVCALVILALGSYLAAGKMNQFLVLVAVGTAVLMGALVTLIHLVERQQRVLEGTP; the protein is encoded by the coding sequence GTGACCGACGTCAGCCGGGTGATCCGGCTCTACAAGACCTTCTCGCTGTTCAACGGGCTGCTGTGGTGGCTGCCGATCTTCTATCTCTACCAGCGCCAGGTCGGGCTTTCCGACAGCGAGATCTTCGGCATCCAGAGCATCTACTACGTCGCGTTCCTGCTGCTGGACATCCCGGCGAGTGTGCTGGCCGACCGGTTCGACTACCGGAAATTCCTCGTCGCGGGCGCCGGAACGCTCCTGCTCGCGAATCTGGCGCCGGTGCTGTGGCCGTCCTATTTCGGTTTCCTGTCGCATTTCCTCCTGACCGCGGTCGCCTATTCACTGACCTCCGGCGCCGGAAGTGCTTACCTGTACGAATATCTGCATCGCCGGGGCGCCGACGACCGCTATCGCCAGGCCGAAGGCGGCGCGCGGGCGTACAGCCTGATCGGCCGGATCGTCTGTCTCCCGGCCGCCGGTCTGCTGATGCAGTGGTACCTGCCTTCGCCGTACCTGCTCTCGGCGCTGAGCGTCGGCATCGCCGCGGTCGTCGCGATGCGCCTGCCGCCATTGCCCGGCGATCAGCCCCACGAGAAGGCCGAGAAGTGGGGTTCGCTCGGGCCGTCCTGGGTGCTGCTGCGCAAGTCGCGGATGCTGATTCTCCTTATGGTGCAAGGCGTCGCGGTGTTCACGTTGGTGAGAATCCTGCAGAGCAACCTGTTCCAGCCGATCCTCGACTCGAAGCAGCTGCCGGTGACCGCGTTCGGCCTGGTGATGGCGGGCACGACGGTGTTCGAGGCGCTCGGCGCCGCGCGCCCGTCCTGGCCGCGGCGCTATCTCGGTGACATCCGGGCGATCTTCGTGCTGACGCTGATCATGGGCGGCTGTCTCGCGCTGGTGGTCCCGGCGGGCGTGGCGGCGACCATCGCGTGCCTGTGCGTGTTCTCGTTCTCCAGCGGGCTCGCGTTCCCCATCCAGCGGCAGCTGATCAACGACGCGATCACCGACCCGCGCTGCCGCGCCACCCTGCTCTCACTCGAATCGCTGATCGACCGGGCGGTGTGCGCGCTGGTCATCCTGGCGCTGGGCAGCTATCTCGCCGCCGGGAAGATGAACCAGTTCCTCGTTCTCGTGGCCGTCGGCACCGCCGTCCTGATGGGCGCCCTCGTCACCCTGATCCATCTGGTCGAACGGCAGCAACGCGTGCTGGAAGGAACACCATGA
- a CDS encoding PEP/pyruvate-binding domain-containing protein — protein sequence MTTNSEPSTAPEPSGSIPALIGERLTLSAFSQLSGTLGSYPYVKLVVDRDTSKIHFINSAHDLFHVKYIARNILGIPMLELENSLDSFNYEVYKKPDRRFLLGILSLHKLADPGANQEPRFFSLETVEADTMTAEMLQFFYNFVRDHVDQALPLLLKPANHLQEGYVERIPAAELPRILAHELFSSAPFVALNPGKTWGRLRLFHSEQEYRETTDPLQWHDIIVMHRVPDDIPRLAGIINAEHTTPLSHTNILAAGWQIPNAVQLGVFETAEPLDGQWVQYTVDGAETAIGLERIERPSEADNHPSWVASQVVLERPEVTESPIVPLSGLRWADAYRYGTKAANLGELFEVMEHGSNRLFGFYRIPRPPRKNLLGYLAKQLDVADPEDVSAMAAAAAKLFADHLSVPRGIALPFSLHQRFLESSPSIQQAIGKLKMALELGAREVDALCVQLQRLIRGAKIPQPILKEIDDAIIEHLSGTSTFVVRSSSNAEDLAGFSAAGIYESINHVSTALTIVDSIKEVWASLVSARSVRLREQAGISLDDCYMGVIIQEQVAADLGGVLVTSNPMAQSDFRNVYLNATPKVTDVMEGNTVPLQYLYNTVEGGGRTVSLGAAGVDLDGAAKDQLQKLALAGRLLQSHFAPDYTFGSPVDIEWAADAKTVYLLQLRPYAG from the coding sequence ATGACGACGAATAGCGAACCCAGCACCGCACCGGAACCGTCCGGCTCGATTCCGGCACTGATCGGCGAGCGGCTGACCCTCTCGGCGTTCTCGCAGCTCTCGGGCACGCTGGGCAGCTACCCGTACGTCAAGCTGGTGGTGGACAGGGACACTTCGAAGATCCACTTCATCAACAGCGCGCACGACCTGTTCCATGTGAAGTACATCGCCAGGAATATTCTCGGAATTCCGATGCTGGAATTGGAGAACTCGCTCGACTCGTTCAATTACGAGGTCTACAAAAAGCCGGACCGCCGATTCCTGCTCGGCATTCTCTCGCTGCACAAGCTGGCCGATCCCGGCGCGAACCAGGAGCCCCGGTTCTTCTCGCTGGAAACCGTCGAAGCGGACACGATGACCGCTGAGATGCTCCAGTTCTTCTACAATTTCGTCCGCGATCACGTCGACCAGGCGTTGCCGCTGCTGCTCAAGCCCGCGAATCATCTGCAAGAGGGTTACGTCGAGCGGATACCGGCCGCCGAACTGCCGCGCATCCTCGCGCACGAACTGTTCTCCTCCGCGCCGTTCGTCGCGCTGAACCCCGGCAAGACCTGGGGCAGGCTACGGCTGTTCCACTCCGAGCAGGAGTACCGCGAGACCACGGATCCCTTGCAGTGGCACGACATCATCGTCATGCACCGGGTGCCGGACGACATCCCCCGCCTCGCCGGGATCATCAACGCCGAGCACACCACGCCGTTGTCCCACACCAACATCCTGGCCGCCGGCTGGCAGATACCCAACGCGGTCCAGCTCGGCGTGTTCGAGACGGCGGAACCGCTCGACGGCCAGTGGGTCCAGTACACAGTGGATGGTGCGGAGACCGCGATCGGCCTCGAACGCATCGAGCGACCGTCCGAAGCGGACAATCACCCTTCGTGGGTCGCCAGCCAGGTCGTGCTGGAACGCCCCGAGGTCACCGAAAGCCCGATCGTGCCGCTGTCCGGGCTGCGCTGGGCCGACGCGTACCGCTACGGCACCAAGGCGGCCAACCTCGGCGAGCTGTTCGAGGTGATGGAGCACGGCTCGAACCGGCTGTTCGGCTTCTACCGCATCCCGCGCCCGCCGCGGAAGAACCTGCTGGGCTACCTCGCCAAGCAGCTCGACGTCGCCGACCCCGAAGACGTGAGCGCGATGGCGGCCGCCGCGGCCAAGCTGTTCGCCGACCACCTCAGCGTGCCACGCGGGATAGCGCTTCCTTTCTCGCTGCACCAACGCTTTCTGGAGTCCTCACCCAGCATCCAGCAGGCGATCGGCAAGCTCAAGATGGCGCTGGAACTCGGCGCCCGCGAGGTCGACGCGCTGTGCGTGCAGCTGCAGCGGCTCATCCGGGGCGCGAAGATCCCGCAGCCGATCCTCAAGGAGATCGACGACGCGATCATCGAGCACCTGTCCGGCACCAGCACCTTCGTCGTGCGCAGCTCGTCGAACGCCGAAGACCTCGCCGGTTTCTCCGCGGCGGGCATCTACGAGTCGATCAACCACGTCAGCACCGCGCTGACCATCGTCGACAGCATCAAGGAGGTCTGGGCCTCGCTGGTGTCCGCGCGCAGTGTCCGGCTGCGTGAGCAGGCGGGCATCTCGCTCGACGACTGCTACATGGGCGTGATCATCCAGGAGCAGGTCGCCGCCGACCTCGGCGGCGTGCTGGTCACCAGCAACCCGATGGCGCAGAGCGACTTCCGCAACGTCTACCTCAACGCCACGCCGAAGGTCACCGACGTGATGGAGGGCAACACCGTCCCGTTGCAGTACCTCTACAACACCGTCGAAGGCGGCGGCCGCACCGTCTCGCTCGGCGCGGCCGGCGTCGACCTCGACGGCGCGGCCAAGGATCAGCTGCAGAAGCTCGCGCTCGCCGGTCGCCTGCTGCAGTCGCATTTCGCGCCCGACTACACCTTCGGCAGCCCGGTCGACATCGAGTGGGCGGCGGACGCGAAGACGGTGTACCTGCTCCAGCTACGCCCGTACGCGGGGTGA
- a CDS encoding glycosyltransferase: protein MRVLFTGVPAIGHLFPLVPLAAALHARGNEVLFASLDGGEVVTSSGLPFVNARPGLDWRTELRRRAAKERPDLLARTVETNSGDREVFVRLAALVNDSAVESFVDLGRCWRPDVVVYDYLFPAGLLAAAKLGVPALQCDLGFIRTGHLRDLMLTDLAPALDRLGIDVPSPLGVLDVAPRSMAPAQENGWPMRPVAFNGVSTLPAWLASRADRPRVAVTLGTVPPKVDGLSRLDHLIAAAAEVDAEFALVMGKIDISTLGELPRNVRAVGWVPWDGVVANSAATVHHGGGGTSLTSLAHGVPQLVLPDGSDRYANAVHGRGAGLRAVAGDLSPALLARLLTDEKLSLASREVAAEIAAMPTPAEVAARIEALA from the coding sequence ATGCGCGTACTGTTCACCGGTGTCCCGGCTATCGGGCACCTGTTCCCGTTGGTGCCGCTGGCGGCCGCACTGCACGCCAGAGGCAACGAAGTATTGTTCGCTTCCCTTGACGGCGGCGAAGTGGTGACCTCCTCCGGTTTACCCTTCGTCAACGCGCGCCCCGGTTTGGACTGGCGCACCGAACTCCGCCGCCGCGCCGCCAAAGAGCGACCTGACTTACTCGCCCGCACGGTCGAGACGAATTCCGGTGACCGGGAGGTCTTCGTCCGCCTCGCGGCACTCGTCAATGACTCGGCAGTGGAATCCTTTGTGGACCTCGGACGGTGCTGGCGGCCCGACGTGGTCGTCTACGACTACCTCTTCCCGGCGGGCCTGCTCGCCGCGGCCAAGCTCGGTGTCCCCGCGCTGCAATGCGATCTGGGCTTCATCAGGACCGGGCACCTGCGCGACCTGATGCTGACCGACCTGGCGCCGGCACTGGACCGCCTCGGCATCGACGTCCCATCCCCACTCGGCGTCCTCGACGTCGCGCCGCGCAGTATGGCCCCGGCACAGGAAAACGGCTGGCCGATGCGCCCGGTCGCGTTCAACGGCGTGTCCACCCTGCCCGCCTGGCTCGCCTCGCGCGCGGACCGGCCCAGGGTGGCGGTCACCCTCGGCACCGTCCCACCGAAGGTCGACGGACTCAGCAGACTCGACCACCTCATCGCGGCGGCCGCCGAAGTCGACGCCGAGTTCGCACTCGTCATGGGCAAGATCGACATCTCGACCCTCGGCGAGTTACCGCGCAATGTCCGCGCGGTGGGCTGGGTGCCGTGGGACGGCGTCGTCGCGAACTCCGCCGCGACCGTCCACCACGGCGGCGGCGGAACCTCGCTGACCTCACTCGCCCACGGCGTCCCCCAGCTCGTGCTCCCCGACGGCTCCGACCGCTACGCCAACGCGGTCCACGGCCGAGGCGCCGGCCTCCGCGCGGTCGCCGGAGACCTCTCACCCGCCCTGCTGGCCCGCCTCCTGACCGACGAAAAGCTCAGCCTCGCCTCGCGTGAGGTCGCGGCCGAGATCGCCGCCATGCCTACCCCGGCCGAGGTCGCCGCCCGCATCGAGGCCTTGGCCTGA
- a CDS encoding helix-turn-helix domain-containing protein, which yields MTASPISENLARIRKARDLSQEQLAEKSGLGVDTVSRIEQGTRASSRPATLHRLAHALDVTVEKLLGGTPDKAGIAAGEVASLRKAITAGDHIPGLTDFAESAETVSLKAAERSAHNAWRAYVDGHHAELLHALPVVLVDARRLVRATAGFEQAAAHRVLSTAYRLGAGLAGRLELDDLAWTSAELALRAAAHSDAPDIESAVSLRYLAWTLIRQGRESEAEQVAVKAAEKIQPGMLDRDPARAGVFGNLLFNAATAALRTGNADRAEDLLAEAQAAAVRARSDSASEAAIFGPRVAALQQIERAVRAGDPELALRLAGSVPEVRGGEVPAFWESGHRLMPASAAAELRRDREALRYLVEARDLAPDWVRYQPLGATIMEHLLDRAPRRFGTRLGELAAHYGIC from the coding sequence GTGACCGCAAGCCCGATCTCTGAGAACCTCGCGCGTATTCGCAAGGCGCGCGACCTCTCGCAGGAGCAACTCGCCGAGAAGTCCGGTCTCGGCGTCGACACCGTCTCGCGTATCGAACAAGGCACCCGCGCGAGCAGCAGGCCGGCCACGCTGCATCGGCTGGCGCACGCCCTTGATGTCACCGTCGAGAAACTCTTGGGCGGGACGCCGGACAAGGCTGGAATCGCCGCAGGCGAGGTCGCCTCACTTCGCAAGGCGATCACAGCAGGCGACCATATCCCGGGCCTGACGGACTTCGCCGAATCAGCCGAAACGGTGAGCCTCAAAGCCGCCGAAAGATCAGCGCACAACGCCTGGCGGGCATACGTCGACGGCCACCACGCCGAGCTTCTTCACGCGCTGCCCGTTGTGCTCGTCGACGCTCGGCGGCTCGTCCGCGCGACTGCCGGCTTCGAACAAGCCGCGGCCCACCGGGTCCTGTCGACCGCGTACCGGCTCGGGGCTGGTCTGGCAGGCAGGCTCGAACTCGACGACCTCGCCTGGACCTCGGCCGAGCTGGCACTGCGGGCGGCCGCGCACTCCGACGCACCGGATATCGAATCGGCCGTGTCCCTGCGGTACCTCGCGTGGACGTTGATTCGGCAAGGTCGCGAGTCCGAAGCCGAACAAGTCGCGGTGAAGGCAGCGGAGAAGATCCAGCCGGGCATGCTCGACCGCGACCCCGCGCGAGCGGGCGTGTTCGGGAACCTTCTGTTCAACGCCGCGACCGCCGCCTTGCGAACAGGGAACGCAGACCGTGCTGAGGATCTGCTCGCCGAGGCGCAGGCGGCCGCGGTCCGCGCCCGGTCGGACAGTGCCAGCGAGGCCGCGATCTTCGGCCCGCGAGTCGCCGCTCTCCAGCAGATCGAGCGGGCCGTCCGCGCCGGCGATCCGGAACTGGCACTGCGTTTGGCGGGCTCGGTGCCCGAGGTGCGGGGCGGCGAGGTGCCCGCGTTCTGGGAAAGCGGTCATCGGCTCATGCCGGCCTCGGCCGCCGCCGAGCTACGGCGTGACCGCGAAGCCCTGCGATACCTCGTCGAGGCGCGCGACCTTGCGCCGGATTGGGTGCGGTACCAACCGCTCGGCGCGACCATCATGGAACATTTGCTGGACCGCGCGCCGCGCCGTTTTGGCACCAGGCTTGGCGAGCTCGCCGCGCACTACGGGATCTGCTGA